The following coding sequences lie in one Acidobacteriota bacterium genomic window:
- a CDS encoding alkaline phosphatase family protein, with the protein MTTTKCAVIGLDGATFNLILPMVEAGELPTLGRLLREGSWGHLRSTILPNSFPGWASATTGTSEGMHGIFSPFLKRREEYGVRAISAVDLQTRPIWDLLNTQGYSTGIINIPTTYPVETVTGYQVTGMLTPSTKSPFTYPPSLQAELLGHLPNYIIEPRRALGRAEKAAEFHNCLEGHVCAAEYLIQTYPTDFFMIVLSVPDRAQHDFWADMDPNHFRYDPTQSPEYSDFIRDVYRQADAGVERILRRLPEDVMVVICSDHGFSAELRELRVNEWLAQRGFLRYQPEAFRTANTTLDKISNKLTYHYRALSTKLKPHSVLEKKVVFGRDFLNQIDWEQTTAFFGQDKGVWINLKGRDRVGTVEPQDFERVRTEVIQALNEWIDPETGKCVFEAVVPREASLTGRFADRLPDILVIPKRSEDVPIETASPGAPIVPATTTTGTHAPEGILLMAGPHIRRDHRLTGANLRDITPTALFAMGAALTQDMDGKPLVDAFTPEFADISPIRRQGTSYKDGLTGGSNPNASSSSTEVFSDEEASELEERLRALGYLG; encoded by the coding sequence ATGACGACTACGAAATGTGCTGTTATTGGCCTGGATGGCGCTACCTTTAATTTGATACTGCCGATGGTGGAAGCCGGAGAACTCCCAACCCTGGGACGATTACTTCGCGAAGGCAGTTGGGGGCACCTGCGGTCAACCATCTTGCCAAACAGTTTCCCCGGCTGGGCCAGCGCCACAACTGGCACCTCGGAAGGCATGCACGGTATTTTTTCGCCATTTCTCAAGCGCCGCGAAGAGTATGGCGTTCGGGCCATTTCAGCGGTTGATCTGCAAACCCGGCCTATCTGGGATTTGCTGAACACCCAAGGCTATTCAACTGGAATCATCAACATTCCAACCACCTATCCGGTTGAAACGGTGACCGGATATCAGGTCACGGGAATGCTGACCCCCAGTACAAAATCACCATTTACCTATCCACCTTCACTCCAGGCCGAATTGTTGGGTCACCTGCCGAACTACATTATCGAACCCCGCCGGGCACTTGGACGGGCTGAAAAAGCGGCTGAGTTTCACAATTGTTTGGAAGGGCATGTCTGCGCTGCGGAATATTTGATTCAAACGTACCCGACCGATTTTTTTATGATTGTGCTGAGTGTGCCGGACCGTGCCCAGCATGATTTCTGGGCGGATATGGATCCAAATCATTTTCGATATGATCCGACTCAATCACCTGAATACAGTGATTTTATCCGGGATGTATACCGACAGGCAGATGCCGGTGTTGAGCGGATACTCCGCCGATTGCCAGAGGATGTAATGGTTGTGATTTGCTCTGACCACGGATTTTCGGCAGAACTGCGTGAATTGCGAGTCAATGAATGGCTCGCCCAGCGTGGATTCCTCCGCTACCAGCCTGAAGCCTTCCGGACAGCAAATACCACGCTCGACAAAATCTCAAATAAATTGACCTATCACTATCGAGCCTTATCCACCAAACTCAAGCCGCACTCGGTTTTAGAGAAAAAAGTTGTCTTCGGACGCGATTTTCTCAATCAAATTGACTGGGAGCAAACAACCGCATTTTTCGGGCAGGACAAAGGCGTCTGGATCAACCTCAAGGGCCGTGATCGGGTGGGAACGGTTGAGCCGCAGGACTTTGAGCGGGTTCGGACTGAAGTGATCCAGGCGCTGAATGAGTGGATAGACCCTGAAACCGGGAAATGTGTTTTTGAAGCCGTTGTACCGCGCGAAGCTAGCTTAACTGGGCGGTTTGCTGACCGATTGCCGGATATTTTAGTCATTCCAAAACGATCAGAAGATGTACCGATTGAAACCGCGAGTCCCGGAGCGCCAATTGTCCCCGCAACCACAACAACAGGCACGCACGCCCCAGAAGGTATTCTTCTCATGGCGGGGCCGCACATTCGTCGAGACCACCGGCTGACCGGTGCCAACCTCCGCGATATTACGCCAACCGCCCTGTTTGCAATGGGGGCGGCACTCACACAGGACATGGATGGCAAACCGCTGGTGGATGCCTTTACCCCAGAATTTGCAGACATCAGCCCCATTCGCCGCCAGGGAACGTCTTACAAAGATGGATTGACAGGTGGATCAAATCCAAATGCGTCCAGTTCCTCGACTGAGGTTTTTTCAGACGAAGAAGCTAGCGAACTGGAAGAGCGATTGCGTGCGCTGGGCTATTTGGGCTGA